A part of Vulpes vulpes isolate BD-2025 chromosome 15, VulVul3, whole genome shotgun sequence genomic DNA contains:
- the C15H10orf71 gene encoding cardiac-enriched FHL2-interacting protein — protein MMQGNKKCTDGFSDSSSIGSVLDDADREVSSLTDRAFRSLCISEDTSFNDSDLTLSPDISRQVFGNFHQGTVSHTHRKSSIWSQLPSQGTEHAGWAATFQQLPKYVQGEEKYPKSSPPLTPAQRRLEVPVSGLRSSNKPVSKVSSLIKSFDRTESQHCDSRPPTSKPPALKNPPKFAPLPESGINFCFDSAFLTVRRVPAEVSSAHQNSHQPGRKHGEQESPKNPDMASHNSSSFLPTPENVANSFEPKFPSSPHKPAKGEPGRGKDWPRKGTFLHSENSAFESWNAHQPRLPERKEAADPVPESKAPKHYEDTPLLREPLAPEHHVSPCQAQASCSQDENRLTAGALTTSGSWGARDPGAQIFPVEGEASSSQPDPQVKPTQAPWRKPKPSKGRKESLPDASEEKKQATRRGPALYTKHNPQGQFPENEALDMPMDPNEHYSPPFNISKLLTPVIPTKHVLDPPDSQLVEITPSPSGQLNGYQEKEPNECQSWDTYKSKAPSLLFNLKDVRKRVKSTYSPSPLLKGLEEKTRGKQEPMSNGVILPNGLEESSPNELSKERPADGPSVSHISTQKDPKADPGAASEDSYLTLSSPPTTTQAPFCVNGEGDDRNSYEKDDGEPEMGTAKSGECPDSGERCPRKHLSLRLCSREPEAGKAAEKSGTSSLEKGFLRSVSQETESEREAGFQNPNFNQKFSPGPLSPEEEDVFYSDTQSDFMPGFKSKAKFSTSSSDQSFASFEDQQKTWFSESQQEDRRNDGSAGDSQKDEKEETMEKDELLHCALRNGPVCIQEHSKGRLLQGEGEGLSGCRPRKTSREEANFRGTWTGGSKDTCKDLTPSPSSTSNKHILFAIKDNTLRATPVIKPIMLPLLRTLSSEDPLGSSHKEEDLPKPDWGEEAGGLCGPESQEMANTPTPASTQGTHLKHTACEGMDHGQVPSMAWMETPQPVPTRNVPSPPLMGEDKGLKPRQVVAKEGKNSSMDQGKLDAPRCIPTIALPQGDPEDQPPPQQLGMCWEEHIQDFKSHLLSTLRAGPPGRRLVPGEMATSPNASSLDESSACSPATSSIWDDASQAPTKPGLLPGEPPHPSPWASPYSAGVARREDLTHALTWETGSDPQLEPSTEDLRTLSPRVLVLDTATSSVGLPEKPELPAHLERAAGKPPAVPPKTEKALRRAKKLASKRRKTDQLQEKYGETREEKPSLEDWEQRPPSPGERPRPRFPTVRSLPPPIHRHSVSAFSEPLRRQPGGPQSLTPLPPYPATQKVLQDPQSGEYFVFDLPLQVKIKTFYDPETGKYVKVPIPSSEGGSPELPPPNTPAARYMLYPHFRPLPVTALMPLRCSSQLSAPTFLRQGLHPTEAASPGSQRACEAGLQLAPKPGGDPTQHPAGQCPEAPPRCLGEEGDASHLGIISTNDLEDFATEGVS, from the coding sequence ATGATGCAGGGGAATAAGAAGTGCACGGACGGGTTCAGCGACTCCTCAAGCATCGGCAGTGTGCTGGACGATGCGGACAGGGAAGTGAGCAGCCTCACAGACCGGGCGTTCCGGAGCTTGTGCATCTCAGAGGACACATCTTTTAACGACTCTGACCTGACCCTGTCCCCGGATATCAGCCGCCAGGTGTTTGGAAATTTTCACCAGGGAACGGTGAGCCACACCCACAGGAAAAGCAGCATTTGGAGCCAGTTACCATCACAAGGCACCGAGCACGCAGGCTGGGCGGCCACATTCCAACAGCTACCCAAGTATGTTCAAGGAGAGGAAAAGTATCCCAAAAGCAGCCCCCCACTGACACCAGCCCAGAGGAGACTGGAGGTGCCAGTTTCTGGCCTGAGGAGCAGCAACAAGCCTGTTTCTAAAGTGTCATCGCTAATTAAATCTTTTGACAGGACCGAGAGCCAACACTGTGACAGCCGGCCTCCTACCAGTAAGCCCCCAGCTCTCAAAAATCCCCCCAAATTTGCTCCTCTTCCAGAAAGTGGCATCAACTTCTGCTTCGATTCTGCCTTTCTGACTGTCAGGAGGGTGCCTGCTGAAGTCTCTAGTGCCCATCAGAATAGCCATCAGCCTGGCAGGAAGCACGGAGAGCAGGAGTCCCCCAAGAATCCTGACATGGCCAGTCACAACTCCAGCAGCTTCCTCCCAACACCCGAAAATGTGGCCAACTCGTTTGAGCCAAAGTTCCCTTCTTCACCCCACAAGCCAGCCAAGGGCGAGCCTGGAAGGGGTAAGGACTGGCCTCGCAAAGGGACCTTTCTTCATAGTGAAAACAGTGCTTTTGAGTCATGGAATGCCCACCAACCGAGGCTGCCTGAGAGAAAGGAGGCTGCTGACCCTGTCCCAGAAAGCAAGGCTCCCAAGCACTATGAGGACACACCCCTGTTAAGAGAGCCCCTGGCCCCTGAACACCATGTCTCCCCCTGCCAAGCCCAGGCCAGCTGTAGTCAGGATGAGAACAGGCTGACAGCAGGGGCTCTCACCACATCTGGATCCTGGGGAGCTAGAGATCCAGGAGCCCAGATATTCCCTGTGGAGGGAGAAGCTTCTAGCTCACAGCCTGACCCTCAGGTGAAGCCGACCCAGGCCCCATGGAGGAAACCAAAGCCTagcaagggaaggaaagaaagtctACCAGATGCTTCggaagagaagaagcaggccACCAGAAGAGGCCCAGCCTTGTATACAAAGCACAATCCCCAGGGACAATTTCCAGAAAACGAGGCTCTTGACATGCCCATGGACCCCAATGAGCATTACAGTCCTCCTTTTAACATCAGTAAGCTTCTGACCCCTGTCATACCCACCAAGCATGTCTTGGATCCACCTGACAGTCAGCTGGTGGAGATAACCCCATCTCCCTCAGGACAGCTCAACGGGTACCAAGAGAAGGAGCCCAATGAATGTCAATCTTGGGACACCTACAAATCCAAAGCCCCTAGCCTGTTGTTCAACCTTAAGGATGTGCGGAAGCGTGTTAAGAGCACATACAGTCCATCACCTCTCTTGAAAGGCCTTGAGGAGAAAACCAGAGGCAAGCAAGAACCCATGAGCAATGGCGTCATCCTTCCCAATGGGCTTGAGGAGAGCTCTCCAAACGAGCTCTCTAAGGAGAGGCCAGCTGACGGCCCTTCTGTGTCACACATCAGTACCCAGAAGGACCCTAAGGCTGACCCTGGTGCTGCCTCTGAAGACAGCTATCTAACTCTTAGCTCACCTCCAACTACCACCCAAGCCCCCTTCTGTGTCAATGGGGAGGGAGATGACAGAAACAGCTACGAGAAGGACGATGGAGAACCAGAGATGGGCACTGCCAAGTCCGGCGAGTGTCCAGACTCTGGGGAACGCTGCCCCAGAAAGCACCTGTCCCTCAGGCTTTgcagcagagagcctgaagcagggaAGGCTGCAGAGAAATCAGGGACCTCCAGCCTAGAGAAGGGGTTCTTGAGATCCGTGTCTCAAGAAACAGAATccgagagagaggcaggattCCAGAATCCAAACTTTAACCAGAAATTCTCCCCAGGGCCCCTCTCTCCCGAGGAAGAAGATGTGTTTTACAGTGACACACAATCTGATTTCATGCCAGGCTTCAAAAGTAAGGCCAAATTCAGCACCAGCTCTTCAGACCAGTCCTTTGCCTCATTTGAGGATCAGCAGAAAACGTGGTTCAGTGAGAGCCAGCAGGAAGACAGGAGGAATGATGGAAGTGCAGGAGACAGTCagaaggatgagaaggaggagACGATGGAGAAAGATGAGCTGCTGCACTGTGCCCTACGTAACGGGCCGGTGTGCATACAGGAGCACAGCAAGGGGCGACTGCTgcaaggagaaggggaaggttTGTCTGGATGTAGGCCCAGGAAGACGTCAAGAGAGGAAGCTAACTTCAGAGGCACTTGGACGGGGGGAAGTAAGGATACATGCAAAGACCTTACCCCCTCACCATCTTCCACTTCAAACAAGCACATACTGTTTGCAATTAAAGACAACACCCTCAGGGCCACCCCCGTGATAAAACCCATCATGCTGCCCCTTCTGAGGACCCTGTCATCAGAGGACCCACTGGGCAGTAGCCACAAAGAGGAGGACTTGCCAAAGCCAGACTGGGGAGAAGAGGCTGGTGGTCTCTGTGGCCCTGAGAGCCAGGAAATGGCCAATACCCCAACACCTGCTAGCACGCAGGGCACACACTTGAAGCACACAGCCTGCGAGGGCATGGACCATGGGCAGGTGCCCAGCATGGCCTGGATGGAGACTCCTCAGCCAGTCCCAACAAGAAATGTCCCATCTCCTCCACTCATGGGAGAGGATAAAGGGCTGAAGCCACGACAGGTTGTGGCAAAGGAAGGCAAGAACAGTTCCATGGACCAGGGGAAGCTGGATGCTCCAAGGTGCATCCCCACCATCGCTTTGCCCCAAGGCGACCCAGAAGACCAGCCCCCCCCACAGCAGCTGGGGATGTGCTGGGAAGAGCACATACAAGATTTCAAAAGTCACTTATTGTCTACACTTAGAGCAGGGCCCCCAGGGAGAAGATTGGTCCCTGGTGAGATGGCAACTTCCCCTAATGCCAGCTCCCTGGATGAGAGCAGCGCGTGCTCCCCTGCCACCAGCAGCATTTGGGACGATGCTTCTCAGGCCCCCACCAAGCCAGGCCTGCTGCCAGGGGAGCctcctcaccccagcccctgggccaGCCCCTACTCTGCCGGGGTTGCCCGCAGGGAGGACCTGACACATGCCCTCACGTGGGAAACTGGCTCAGACCCCCAACTTGAGCCAAGCACAGAAGACCTCCGGACACTTTCTCCAAGAGTTTTGGTGCTGGACACGGCCACCAGCTCTGTAGGCCTCCCTGAGAAACCAGAGCTTCCGGCTCACCTGGAGAGAGCAGCCGGCAAGCCACCTGCGGTGCCCCCCAAAACAGAGAAGGCCCTACGGCGGGCGAAAAAGCTGGCCAGCAAGAGGAGAAAGACCGACCAACTGCAAGAAAAATATGGTGAAACCAGAGAAGAAAAGCCCTCCCTGGAGGACTGGGAGCAGAGGCCACCATCCCCTGGAGAGAGACCCCGACCCAGGTTCCCCACGGTCCGCTCCCTGCCGCCTCCCATCCACCGCcactcagtgtctgccttctcaGAGCCACTCAGGAGGCAGCCTGGGGGACCCCAGTCCCTTACACCTCTGCCCCCTTACCCTGCCACCCAGAAGGTCCTCCAAGATCCCCAATCTGGAGAGTACTTTGTCTTCGATCTGCCACTCCAGGTGAAAATCAAGACCTTCTATGACCCAGAGACGGGCAAATATGTCAAGGTCCCCATCCCATCCTCTGAGGGAGGTTCCCCCGAGCTGCCCCCACCCAACACACCTGCTGCTCGCTACATGCTGTACCCCCACTTCCGGCCCCTGCCCGTGACAGCCTTGATGCCCCTGCGCTGCTCCTCTCAGctctctgcccccaccttctTAAGGCAGGGCCTTCACCCCACCGAGGCGGCCAGCCCTGGGTCCCAGAGAGCCTGTGAGGCCGGCCTGCAGCTGGCCCCAAAGCCTGGAGGCGACCCCACCCAGCACCCCGCAGGCCAGTGCCCTGAAGCACCTCCGCGgtgcctgggggaggagggagatgcTTCACACCTGGGCATCATCTCCACCAACGACCTAGAGGACTTTGCCACAGAAGGCGTTTCTTGA